A window from Nitrospiraceae bacterium encodes these proteins:
- a CDS encoding pyrimidine dimer DNA glycosylase/endonuclease V: MRIWDIQPQRLCREHLLGEHRELHALWTVITKNKKGYSRHPETLRWKGRLKALFKRHDLLVKEMYKRGYIHQSDLDKKLASGKAKQDKFVHTKKQQIEILKNKKCGCRLSK; the protein is encoded by the coding sequence ATGCGCATATGGGATATACAGCCTCAGAGATTATGCAGAGAACATCTTCTTGGTGAGCACAGGGAGCTTCATGCACTTTGGACAGTCATTACAAAAAACAAAAAAGGATATTCCAGACACCCTGAAACTCTGAGATGGAAAGGAAGGCTTAAGGCGCTTTTTAAAAGGCACGATCTCCTTGTAAAAGAGATGTATAAAAGAGGATATATTCATCAAAGTGATCTCGACAAAAAACTCGCAAGTGGAAAGGCAAAACAGGATAAGTTTGTGCATACAAAAAAACAGCAGATAGAAATACTGAAAAATAAAAAATGCGGATGCAGGCTCAGTAAATAA
- a CDS encoding deoxyribonuclease IV has product MADNIQKKSPQKKRNSRRLGVHTSIAGGIHISLERAYELGCNTMQIFSHNPRGWLVREIPDEEKIQFKKLRVEMDISPVYIHTSYLINMASNSETLRKKSIMLLKEEMHRADMIGADFVILHTGSASNDDERIARSRAVESLKETFNDEKWDAGLLLENTAGERGDITSKISELAEIMDKLDGLISGVCIDTCHAFTAGYDIRKDEGIKKISDEIEKYIGIDKFKLIHLNDSKAEYGFHRDRHEHIGAGKIGMNGLKKFINHKPFSNIPIILETPKEKDSDDKENIEKVLGMLKD; this is encoded by the coding sequence ATGGCTGATAATATTCAAAAAAAATCCCCTCAGAAGAAAAGAAACAGCCGAAGATTGGGGGTTCACACTTCAATAGCAGGCGGAATTCACATCAGCCTTGAGAGAGCATATGAATTAGGCTGCAATACAATGCAAATATTTTCGCACAACCCAAGAGGCTGGCTTGTCAGAGAAATACCAGATGAAGAAAAAATTCAGTTTAAAAAACTAAGGGTAGAGATGGACATCTCGCCTGTTTATATTCACACTTCATATCTGATAAACATGGCTTCAAATTCAGAAACCTTAAGAAAAAAATCCATAATGCTTCTGAAAGAGGAGATGCACAGAGCGGACATGATAGGAGCTGATTTTGTGATACTCCATACAGGAAGTGCATCGAATGATGACGAGAGGATTGCACGAAGCCGTGCAGTAGAGAGCTTGAAAGAGACGTTCAATGATGAAAAATGGGATGCAGGTCTTTTGCTGGAGAACACAGCTGGCGAGCGAGGGGACATTACATCGAAGATAAGCGAACTTGCAGAAATTATGGACAAGCTTGACGGACTTATATCAGGAGTGTGTATAGACACATGCCATGCCTTTACGGCTGGATATGACATCAGAAAAGACGAGGGAATAAAAAAAATCTCGGATGAGATAGAAAAATACATTGGCATTGATAAATTCAAGCTTATACATCTTAATGATTCAAAAGCAGAATATGGTTTTCACAGAGACAGACACGAACACATAGGTGCAGGGAAAATAGGGATGAACGGCCTGAAGAAATTCATCAATCATAAGCCATTCTCAAATATCCCAATAATACTTGAGACACCAAAAGAAAAAGATTCTGATGACAAGGAAAACATAGAGAAAGTTTTAGGAATGCTTAAGGACTAA